The genomic segment ctactactactactactactactactactactactgctcctcctgctgctgctgctgctgctgctgctgctgttgctgctgctgctgctgctgctgctgttgctgctgcagctgctgctgctgctactactgctgctgctgctgctgctactactactattactgctcctcctcctcctgctgctgctgctgctgctgctgctgttgctgctgctgctgttgctgctgctgctactactactgctgctgctgctgctgctgctgctgctactactgctgttgttactgctgctgctgctactgctgttgctgctgctgttgctgctgctgctgctgctgctgctgttgctgttgttgctgctgctgctgctgctgctgctgctgctgctgctgctgctgctgctgctgctgctgctgctgctgctgctgctgctgctgctgctgttgctgctgctgctgctgctgctgctgctgctgctgctgctgctgctgctgctgctttcttGTATGGCAGTAGTAATGTTGTTgagatggtggtagtgctgATGGGGTGAGttgaggtggtgctggtgttgcagTAGGGGTGGTATGGTAGTTTTTGTAAAAAAAGACAGTAtcaccagcaacaacagcagcagcagcagcagcagcagcagcagcagcagcaacaacaacaacaacaacaacaacaacaacaacaacaacaacaacaacaacaacaacaacaacaacgacaacaacaacaacaacaacaacgacaacaacaacaacaagtctcCCTCAATTGATGCACCCCCTTCCACCATCTCTCAGCACCTCCTCAATTTTTGGCGCGGGACTCACTCCCACTTTCTGCTCACCTCCCTGGTTGTTTTTCTTTCGGGAGCAGCGCCAGTGACGTCACCACCCCCGCGGGACCAATAGCGGCTCTCTCAACAAACATCCTAAGTTTCCGGCCGTTTCCTTTCGATCTTCATCCCCTCCAGTCATAAATATTTCTGATTatattttgatctttttttgttcttgacTAAAAGTGAGTATTTACGTTCAGTTCATGatctttgcatctctctctctctctctctctctctctctctctctctctctctctctctctctctctctctctctctctctctctctctctctctctctctcctctctctctctctctctcatgttgtcGACTGTCCCAAGATTAATCAATAAATTTTCAAGTGTTTGTTTAGCCGGTACGCCCTCAACTGCCGGAGCgacggaggaggaagcgaggagcatggggcggcagagagagagagagagagagagagagagagagagagagagagagagagagagagagtagggggaggGTAGAAAGTGGTGTTAATGCCGATATaatataaaggagaggaaggtgaggggtgggagggaggcaaTAAGGCAGCTCCTGAGGGCGGAGGGCGAGCCATATCACTATCTGGGGGGAGGGGtaaatgaggaaaagggaaaataaattcaAGGTGTGAGGAAAAGTATCACCGCGGCTGTGGGACAAGGAGGGGAAGCCGCCTGTCATCGCCCACGCCCTGTGAGCAGCAAGGCGCCCCTCAGGTgatgacagtctctctctctctctctctctctctctctctctctctctctctctctctctctctctctctctctctctctctctctctgtgtgtgtgtgtgtgtgcgtgtgtgtgtgtgtgtgtgtgtgcatttttaaAGGAACGACTCAACCTTATAATGGTCCATCTTTACatgatatgtatatatatatatatatatatatatatatatatatatatatatatatatatatatatatatatatatatatatatatatatatatatatatatatatattatcatcattattatcattactatcctTATTCATTTAAATTTATGCTGTCTACACAACCTGATAATGCATTCTACTGATTTAATGATATAGTTGGatctttgtgtctgtgtgtgtgtgtgtgtgtgagagagagagagagagagagagagagagagagagagagagagagagagagagagagagagagaatttccgaCACAAGCCTCAGCCTCCTGCGATGCCACGAGGGTTGCCGCTAAGAAAATATTCTCCTCATTTTAATGTGGAAAGGAGTGGATCGAAATAACTTGGCATGCGGGGAATCAGTCACATTGAAGAAATGGTCGGAGATACCAAGGATGAGAGACAGATAATGATTGTTCAGTGAAACGTCATCAACTCAGCCATGACGTCACGCTCTGTATGACGTCAAGGTGGTGACGCACGATGGAGACCCTCGCCAGCAAGAATCTCGTTTAAATCCAAAAATCTTTtccccattctttttttcttttttgtgtaaaATTTACATACCATTTAAAGTGTTGTCTTCTCTTAATCCTTTggctgctatttggtacatctttccttaattactaatcactctttacatctttacttgttctacagccacctccaatctttagaATAGGTAGAAATtccaaaatctattctttttaatccctttatttcttgtagatgcttataaggatttcatgcattacttctggtgatgttaattgttttgtatcgcagtagactttcttctttctctcactcctattctgtccacctctctaacgcaagagttaaccagtattctcaatcattcatccctttctctggtaaactctggaactccttgcctgcttctgtatttccaccttcctatgacttgaattccttcaagagggaggtttcaagacacttatccaccaatttttgaccactgttttgacccttttaagggactggcatttcagtgggcatttttttttttattagatttttgttgcccttggccaatatccttcctacataaaaaaaaaaaaaaaaaggattaaagaGTTAATACTTGTACTGTACATGTAGTTTTAATTTGATGTATTAATATTAAATAGGAATATATGGTATAGTATTACCGGAGAGACTAATACACGCCAGCCCAAGACTCTAGTCATTATTGATGCAGTCACAAACCTAAAAACATTAGATCACTGACTGACTTTCTTAGTAAATCTTCAACATTCTCCCTTGGCCGCATTATATGCATTACATGTCTCTCACCCATCCTTTGCCTCACATCAGACATTTCCCTTTTGGTCTACCtaactttcttctcatttcatttcattacacttctttcgtacttttttttttcttagttccaAATAACTATTCTTAGGGCTTGCTGTTAGTCcttagtaataattataataagaaTTTAAACAGTGGAATTATCTGTTTTTTTACTCCTATGAAAGACAGCACTTCTTCCAGGTTATCAGGAACATACTGTAGCCGTGTATATTCAGTATTGTACTATGCaggcattttggtatttttatttctctgctTAGGTTACTATTTTTACTTTGTTAGCATGAAATGTATTCATGTGAAAGTGGCGGCGAGGGCAATGTTGCAGCAGGTATTCTGGAGTGTCCGGCTGTGCGAGGCACCAGAGGCAGTGAGGCTGCTGTCgtgtgcaaaaaaaaagtgtctgtctgtgcggGTGTACCTTGTGCTCCACACCCCTCTGTTATCTTGGCTCAGACTCGCGTGGAAGGGTGTATGGGACTGATATCCCAACCAGAGCAAGCACAGTCATCAATTGTCATTATGAGTGTACATAACGCATCATCAGTAGTCttataatttattatttatcaaatATTTGAATCCTCCAGTAAGGCAATGTTTTCCTTTAAAATTATAGGAAACCTTACTTTACTGGTAAGTGTTACCACAATCACTATGTGTTATCAGATAATTAAGAAACACGACATTTTATCAAAATCTTCGAAGTGGACATCAGTATCGTCGCATCGGAGGTGAAGGGCTGACCTACTTTGACTAATAAAACAGTTAATAGTGAACACTTCTCACTGAAATATTACCTGGGACAGCGTGAGTCATTCCTTTCTCTAAACTACCAAAAGAAACGTGGAATTCGCAGTATTTACTTCAAAAAGTGGAAGTGAAGGATGACATGTCCATATCGTGCGGAACTGTGAGAGTCAAAGGTATTCAGAGGTTTTAAATattcgataaataataaattataaGACTACTGATGATGCGTTATATACACTCATAATGATAACTGATGCCGTGTTTGCTTGCTCTTGTTGGGATATCAGCCCCATACACCCTTTCATACACGagtttgagcaaagataacAGAGGGGGTGTGGAAAACAAGGTACACCCGCACAGACGGACATGAAGAagcctgatgatgatgatgatgatgatgatgatgatgatgatgaagatgaagatgatgatgatgatgatgatagtggtggtggtggtgaagatgatgatgatgaagattatgataaagatggtgaaaaagatgatgaagattatgataatgaaaaaatattgaagagaATCTTTGACAGTCACAGGATTTGAAGACTGTGATTAATTCCCATGGTCTGTACTGTAAGGATTTGTTATTCACGACCCAGACTAACCCCCCGCAGGAATCCTGTAGGAAACTTTGAGGACAATGCCTTCCCATGAGGAGCTTCCCAGAAAGAAAAAGCGTTGTTCCAAGAGGACATGTTATTCTCTCCAGTTACAGTCCTGAGTACAACACTTAATGGTAAGCCACACAAACACTAAATAATACACTTGAAGTCACACAAACACTGTTAGGatacatttacattttttatttatttattttttttttttctttctttttcgcaGCTCGACGTTCAGCAAAAGTAAATCTAATTA from the Scylla paramamosain isolate STU-SP2022 chromosome 17, ASM3559412v1, whole genome shotgun sequence genome contains:
- the LOC135108612 gene encoding LOW QUALITY PROTEIN: antifreeze protein Maxi-like (The sequence of the model RefSeq protein was modified relative to this genomic sequence to represent the inferred CDS: deleted 2 bases in 1 codon) translates to MFVERAAIGPAGVVTSLALLPKEKQPGRKQQQQQQQQQQQQQQQQQQQQQQQQQQQQQQQQQQQQQQQQQQQQQQQQQQQAAAAAAAATAAATAVAAAAVTTAVVAAAAAAAAAVVVAAAATAAAATAAAAAAAAGGGGAVIVVVAAAAAAVVAAAAAAAATAAAAAAAATAAAAAAAAAGGAVVVVVVVVVVVVVVVVVVVAAAAAVVAAAAAAAATAAAATAAATAAAAAAAAAVVAAAAAAVVAAAAAAAAVVAAVSACGYARGRVARGGVRAGVRAAGSHSSARGGAGDDWPVTTHPDTRSHRVPTPLFVDIHPFIFIYQRARVPLTLSIVCPRPPTSPPGRG